The following are encoded together in the Marmota flaviventris isolate mMarFla1 chromosome 18, mMarFla1.hap1, whole genome shotgun sequence genome:
- the Nanos2 gene encoding nanos homolog 2: MELPPFDMWKDYLNLNQVVLTLTQSRSQRLEAEELEEQGPGPQLGQDQGLGTALCNFCKHNGESRHVYSSHKLKTAEGVVLCPILRHYVCPLCGATGGQAHTLKYCPLNGNQQSLYRRSGRNSAGRKVKR; this comes from the coding sequence ATGGAGCTGCCACCCTTTGACATGTGGAAGGACTACCTCAACCTGAACCAGGTGGTGCTGACTCTGACCCAGAGCAGGAGCCAGAGGCTGGAggcagaggagctggaggagcaGGGACCTGGCCCCCAGCTGGGGCAGGATCAGGGGCTGGGGACTGCCCTCTGCAACTTCTGCAAGCACAACGGGGAGTCCCGCCACGTCTACTCCTCCCACAAGCTGAAGACAGCCGAGGGCGTGGTGCTGTGTCCCATCCTGAGGCACTACGTGTGTCCCCTGTGCGGCGCCACCGGGGGCCAGGCCCACACTCTCAAGTATTGCCCTCTCAACGGCAACCAGCAGTCCCTCTACCGCCGCAGTGGACGCAACTCAGCCGGCCGCAAGGTCAAGCGCTGA